The stretch of DNA GTTTGATCCTCGGCCACGAAGTAGGTATCCCAGCCGACCGAGCCGTGGGCGAACGGACGCAGCAAAACGCCGGACGCAGACGAGACGCCGGAGATCGTGCGGATGCGCTCGAGCGCGAGGCGGTGCATAGCCCTCTTGTCCGCGATCTCGGGATAGTGCGTGTCCGTCGCCACGAGCTCAAACATGAGAAGTCTTCCGACGTCGTAGCCGGGGTCGGCTCGAGCGAGATGCGCACTCGACCGCAGCGTGAGCCCGCAGGCCGCCGAGACGATGACAGCGACGGCGACCTCGGCCATCACCAGCATGCGCTTTCCGCCGGGACGGCTCTTTCCGTCCCGATGAGCCCGCGCCACCCCGAAGGCGCCCGTGAGTACCAGCGATGCGAGAGCCAGCGCTACCATGAACGTCACCGCGACGATCCCCAATCGGGGCTGGTCGAGTCCTGGGATGTCCGGAGGACCGAAACGGCGAAACGCCGCGAGAGCTCCCATCGCGATCGCGATTGAAGCAGGGAATGCGACGGCGACCGCAATGCTGGCCGTGGACAGAGTCCTGAGAGCGATGTCGAGACGTGACGCTCCGAGCGCGCGCCGAATCGTCCGCTCGTGTTCCTCCTCACTTGCACGAACGACGAGGATGTTACCTGCGTTGACCCACGCGACGATGAGCACGAGCGCGACGGCTCCTAGAAGTGCCCTCAGTGCAGTGCGCGTTCCCGCGCCGAGGTGGTAGTCGAGAAAGGTCGTCAGCGCCATCGTGTGCTCTCGGCCGCGGTCGGCCGAATAGGCCGCGTCGGTGGCGGCGACGAGACCGTCCAACTCCGCTTTCGCCTCGGCACGATCGACCCCGGGCTTCAGTCGACCGACCATGAACGAATAGGCAAGCAAACGCTCGTCGGTCAAGGGTCGATCGCGTTGCATGGCGGCCCAGAGCTCGATACCGCTCGGAAAATCGAACGCCTCGGGCATCACGCCGACGATCGTGAACGTGCCGGAATCGTTGCTCTCGATGCGGATCTCACGCCCGATGACGTCTCGGGCGCCGGCGAAGAGACCCTGCCACAGACCGTGGCTCAGCACGACGACTCGCGGCGCCGTCGGGAGCTCCTCTTCTGGCAAGAATGTGCGACCGAGCACGGCCTTGACGCCGAGGACGTCGAAGAACGAGACGGAAACATCGGACATGTCGACGGGCACGGGCTCGTCGAGCTGGATCACGCCGTAGTGACTGGCAGCGCCGAAGCACGCGAGGTCCTCGAGCGTTTCGTTGTCGCGCCGCCAGTCGAGATAATCGGGGAAAGAAACTTCGACAAAAGGCACCTCGGTCCTTGAATCGAAGCGCCACAACACCTCGAGTCGATCGGGTGCGCGGATCGCCCTCTCTTCCCACAAGAGCGCGTGGACGACGGTGAACGTCGCACCGCAGACTCCAATCCCAGTCGCGAGCAAACCCGAGACCATGAGCGTGGCGCCGCGCTGGCGCCAGGCGCGACGGAGCGAGTGATGGAGGCCAGTGACGGGATCCATAGATAGCATCCTACCCGAGACGAGCTATCGTTGGGTGGGGCGTTCGGGCTGCGGGACGGGCGGGTTCGGACCTGTCCGTCAGATCGTCCCGCCGATCAACGAATTCACCCGGGGGATTTCAATCCTCAAGCGGCGGTTGGAGACGCCAACATCGATCGCCAGGCTGGCTATCCAGCCCAAGTTACTACAAATAAGAAACTTACGTGGCGGAAGTGCGTGGGAATCGAACCCACCGTCCCGAGGGCTAACCCGGGACCATCGGATTTGAAGTCCGAGGAGGCCACCAGACCCCAGTCACTTCCGCGACAATTCTACTTCGTTCTACCGGCTCCGCGCGGTCGGGCCTCGCTTTTCGGTGGGAAGCGCCGCGGCACTTCGCTTTCGTCGGGCCACGGGGCCCAATCGACGCCGGCGGGGCGGGCCCCGACGCCGGCCGTGTAGATCACGGATTCTCCGACGCCATCGAGGCCGAGGTCCCGCTCGATGCGGGTGTCGGCGAGGGCATCGGTGCAGAAGGGCGCCAGACCGAGCGCCGTCGCCGTCAAACAAAAAGTCTGACAGAGGTGGCCGGCTTCGAGAAGGACGGTTCGGTAGGACCGAGCGTGCGGGTACAGCCATCCCGTCCTGCCGAAGACCGCCGTCATCAAGATCAGTACCGCGGCGGATTCGTACCAGGGTTGACCGGGAAGGTACGCGCGGAAGGTTCTGCGGGTGGCCCCGCGCCTCAACGTCAAGAGCCCGTGGCGGTCCGGGTCGTAGTAATAGAGACCCGCGTCGACACCCTCGACCCGCCGTGCCGCCACGTAGGCCTCGATCGGATGCCGGGCGCCGCCTGACGGAGACGTCTTGAGCGGCGCGCGGCCGAGCTCCCCCAGATCGACCCAGCCCTGTATTCCGAAAGTGAGTCCGAGCAGAGTGCTGAGAGCCGGCAGCGACAGAGCAGACCGGGAGAACCGGCGCCACGTCCTCCTGGCCGCGAGAACGTCCGAGAAACTTCCCGGCGCGCTCGGCTTCGTCAAGAGCGTGACCGGACCGGCGTAACCTTTGACGGCCTCAGGCGGCCGGCCCTGCGCGAGCCTTCGGCTCAGGAACGCATCGGCCTCGGCCTCGCCGCGATCGTAGGGAAGATCCTTGGTCGTGAAGTGGAAAAAGCCTGCCGCCGGGTTCCAGGGCTCCCACGGATCCATCGTGCGCTCGGCGGCATCAGCAGGCCGGTCGGATCGTTGCAAGAGAGTTCGTCTCGCGAGCTTTCGGACGGCTTCTCGCAGCGAGGAGCGGCTGAACTCGGGAATCGTCTCGAAGAGGGTCTCGGGCTCGCGCCACTCGTCGAAGGCGTCAAGCAGCCTCGTGGCGAGCGGTGTCGCGGTGACCCTCGCGCCGGTTGCGTAATTGTGAAAAACGAGCCCCTCGCGAGACCAGTAGCTCACGATGTGAGGCGAGCGCCGGTAGCGCGGCCTGGACTGAGGCATCGGTTGGGTCCAGCGCCTCCGCGGTCTCGGGGCCTCGGTCTTTTAAGAGCTCTCGATACGACGGATCTTCTTGCAAAGCGGAGGGGCTTGCCCCCGCCGCGCGTCGGCCACCGCGAGTCGAAGCGCTTCCACGGCATCGCGTCCGGGCTCCGGATCTCGACGCGAGACTTTTTGTGCCCCGTCGCTGGTTTTGGGTCGTCTCGACTCGTCGGTCATGGATTACGCCTCCTTATGAAGAAAACGAGCGGGAAGCCAACCTCCCTCACGAGAACGCGGTATCGATCATCGTTTCTCAGGCCATCGAGCGCCGGATCCGTTGCCAGATCGGTCATCGAAGGGTCGCGCTGCTCGTAGGCGATTCGGAGCCACGTCAGGGCCTCATCGATGTGGCCCAGAGCCAGGTGAACGAGGGCGATCTCGTAAGGAAGAACACCCTTGCTGGCAGGATCCGCGACCAGGCTGCCCAGAACCTCCTCCGCGTCACCTCTCAAACCGGCGCAGGCATAGGCCCAGGCCAGAATCGCTTCGTAGCCGCTTCCCGCACGCAGCAGTTCGGCGACCCCTCGATCGGGATTGCCCCTCTGGACGTACGCTCGCCCGAGAAGCGCTCGTGCCGGAGCGAAATCCGGCTCTCGTTGGAGAAGACGCGTGAGGATAGAGATGGCCTCGTCGTAGTTGCGCGCAAAATAATGGGCCCGGGCTCGGTCTCTTTCCACGATCGGTGCGTTCGAAGTCACCTCACCGATCTCCGCTATCGCCTCGTCGTGGCAAGCGAGGGCCGTGAAAAAATCGGCGCGCCACAGATGCACCAACGAGCTGGGACCGTATCCCACCGCGGCGTCGAAGTCTTGCTTGGCTCCATGCCAATCGTACTGCAACACATATCGGGCGAATCCTCTCGTGGCCCGCGCCGAAGCTTGCATCGGCGGCGCTATCGGTCCCTCGATGACACGAGTGGTCACGTCGATCACGGTCTGTGCGACGCTGCCGGGTGAATCGCCGAAGTGGGAACGGAGAAGGACCAGCGCCTCCGCGAAACGAAGGTGCTCCTCCGGCGGCGCGTTGGCCGCTGGTGGTTGAGCCAGTCGAGTCAGCTCGACCCTGTCTCTCGTCGTGACATCGTAGGTCATCATGGTCTTCCTCTTTTCGACGAACCGGGACCCTTACTCCGGAAATCCGAGCTCCTGGAGAAGCCCCGCATATCTGGGATCTTCCCGAAGGCTGTCCAGCGTCGGATCGGTCTTGAGATTGGTAATGGTCGCGTCCTGTTCCTCGATCGCTCGTCGAAACCAGGCAATGGCCTCGTCGGGCTCGCCGAGTGCCGCGTAGACGGCGGCCACCTCATACGGTAAAACGGGCGAGAGAGTCGGCCGGGCCAGGATCTCGCTCAGCAGCTGCTCGGCCTCTGCACGACGTCCGGAGAGCGCCTGCGCTTGCGCGAGCATGGCGAGATAGGCCTCTCCCGCGGCTCGCAGCTCCTCGATGCCTTCCTCGGAACGTCCCACGGCCACGTAGGCACGCCCGAGAAGAGTGCGCGCCGGAGTGAAATCCGGATCTTGCGAGAGCGTCCTCCCCAATTGCCGGATGGCATCATCGTAGCGTCTCGCGTAGAAATAGGCCCAGGCGACGTCGCGGCTCATGATGGGCGTCAGCGGAGACCGCTCCTCGGCCTGCCGGGCGTGATCGATGGCCTCCTGGTGGCGGCCAACGGCGGTGAGATAGTCCGCGTACCAATGATGGGCTTCGGCGGAGCTCGGTGCGAGCTCGAGCGCCCGACGAAAATCCGCCTCGGCTTCGTCCCACTCCAGGGCGAACGCGTAGCGTGCAAAGGCTCTCGAGGTCCACGCCTCGGCGAGATCGGGGTCGAGATCGATAGCCCTTGCGGTCGCCTCGAGGGCACGCCGGTAGGCCTCGTCGCTCGGCACGGAGCCAAAGTAGGCACACAGGAGTACGTCCGCCTGAGCGAGGCCCACGTAGGCTTCGGCGAAACCGGGATCGGCATCGATGGCCGAGCGAAAGAAACGAGCCGCCTCGATCAACGACTCCTCGGTCCGAAGTCCGGAAGCCTCCCGCCCTCGCAAATAGAGCTCCATGGCTTCCGGAGCCACTTGACGCGACATGGCCAGCAGGCGTTCTTCTCGACGCGCCAGCCCGATGCGGATCTGGGAGGCGATGTGCCTCGCCAGCTCACTCTGCAGCTCGAAGAAGTCACCCAGTCCGCGCTCGAAGCTGCGAGACCAGAGCACCGTGCCGGTGCGCGCATCGAACATCTGTGCGTGGACCTGGAGCCTTCGGTCCGAGCCCTTCGAAGGGGGCGAGAACTGGACCGCTCCTTCCACGACGGCATCCGCGCCGGTGGCCTTCGCAATGTCACCGAGCTTCATCGACGAGCCACGCGCCAGGCCATTCATGAAGCTCCAGGGAACGACCCGGAGCGCGCCGAGCTGCCCGAGACGCGCGGTGAGCTCGATGGGAACGGCGTTCGCGAGATAGCTTTCGTCCTCGTCACTGGAGATACTCTCGAAGGGGAGCACGGCGATGCGCTCCACGCTGGCGATGGGAACGTTCCTCAGGTCGTCCGCCCGCCCCGCCAGATCGCCGAGCCTCGTTCCCGTGAGATAGAGCCCGGCGATGGCGATCACGACGACCGCCACGGCCGCCAGGCGGAAGCGTTCTCCAAGTCTGCCCCAGGGCAGCCAGGGACGTAGACTTCTCCTCGTTTGCAGTCGCGCCAGCTCGTCCCTCAGCTGGGCGGCACTCGCGTAGCGTTTCCCCGGATCCTTGGCCAGACACCTCTCCACCGCTCGTGAGAAGTCCGGGGGAAGATGAGCCCGGCTCTCGCAAAGAGGGATCGGCTCTTTCAACTGCACCGCCTCGATCACTTCTCGATCGTTGCGGCCCTGGAAGGGGAGCTCACCCGTGGATGCCTCGTAAAGAGCGACGCCGAGCGAGAAGAGATCGCTTCGAGGATCCACGGCTTCCCCACGTGCCTGTTCGGGTGACATGTAGCTTGGCGTGCCGAACAGGAGCCCCGTGTCGGTCCATTCCCGTTGGGAAACGGAGGGTCCGGGGCTCGGCATCAATGGCTTCACCGGCGTCAAGTCGATCGGCGGTGAGGATTCTTCCGACGCTTTCGCGCCGCGAGACGCCATCGAAGCTTTGGCCAACCCGAAGTCGAGGATCTTGGCGCGACCCTCGGGAGTCAACATGATGTTTGCGGATTTCACATCCCGGTGAACGACACCGAGCTCGTGTGCCGCGGCGAGACCGTCACAGACCTGGCAGCCGATGGACAGGACCCGGTCGACGGGAAGGGGACCTTCTAGCAGCGACTCCTTGAGCGTGACCCCGGGAACGAGCTCCATGGCGATGAATGGCGTGCCGGACTCTTCGTCGATCTCGTAAATCGCCGCGATGTTCGGGTGCGTCAGCGACGCGGCGAGCCTGGCTTCCCGGAAGAAGAGGCTCCGTGCGCCCTCGTTCGTGAAAAGCCGGCGGGAGAGAACCTTCAGCGCGACCTGACGCCCGAGCCTGAGGTCCTGGGCGCGGAAAACCACGCCCATTCCCCCTACGCCCAAGACCTCGGTGATCTCGAAATGACCGAGTCTCGATGGTCTCTGGCTCGACCCGCCGCTCTCCATGAAGCCACCCTCCGGCTCCTGGCTCGGGGGGCACCGGGTTCTTCTTGATGCGGCCCTGATGAGGGATTGGTGTGCGAAGGCGCGGGCAACTCCGTTGCGGCGCCCCTCCAGGGGAATATAGCGCGAAAACCGTTCTCGTTAAAGGAGGAAGTCGTGGACGACACAATCGGTCACCCGCGCTTTCCCGCCGAGGCGTTTGCCAAGTGGCGACGGCGATATACTATCCTATATAGGACGCTATGGAGGACAGGATGTATGAAAGGCAAGATCTCGGCAACTGTTGAGGAGCCGCTCCTAGACTTTCTTGATTCGCTTCCGGGAAGAACGAGGTCCGAGAAACTCGAACGCGTCCTCACGCGCTTCAAACGGATGGTGGACGACAAACGCCTCCGGGAACAACTCGCCGGATACCGAGAGGACGATGACGAGCGTCGGGAGCAGGACTCCTGGGAGCGAACGTTCGACGAGGCGATGTGGAGCGAATAAGCCGAGGAGATATTTGGCTCGTAGAGCCCATCGCATTCCCGAAGCCTCGCCCCGCCTTGGTGCTCAGTATCAATGCGATCAACGACCTTCGCCCCGACGTGCTGCTCGTGCCGCTCACGACGAAAGAGGGACCGCTCCGCGTAAGACTCACCGAGGATTCGGCCAAGACCGGGCTCAAAGAGAAGACCTTCGCGAAATGCGAGTCCATTGGCCCAGTCCACAAGTCCCGATTGAAAAGGAAGATTGGCCGCGCGTCACCCAGGGATCTCGCCGAAGTCGGGTCGGGTGTGAAAAGAGTCCTGGGATTGTAGGCAAAGGCTCACGGACTTCGCGTCGACTTACTCGATGGGCTCCGACGAATCCTCACCTCTCAGGTGCCGATCCAGAAAGGCCACGTAGCGCTCCGAGGCGGTGACGCGATTGTCCCGGTTGCGAAAGCCGTGTCCTTCATCGGGAAAAACGACGTACTCGACCGGCACCCCGTTCGCCTCGGCCGCGGCGACGAGCTCATCGCTTTCCACCTGCAGCACGCGCGGGTCGTTCGCGCCCTGCACCACGAGGAGAGGCTTCACGATGTTTTCGGCATGGAACAGAGGTGAGATTGCGCGAAGGCGCTCCTCGTCCGTCGCCGGGTCGCCCAGCTCGGCGTACAGGGCCTCTCGCTGAGCCGTCCACCATGGGGGGATGCTCCCGAGCGTCCGCACCCAGTTCGTGACACCGAAGATGTCGATGCCGACGTCGAACGCATCCGGCTCGAACACGAGGGCCGCCGCCACCATGTATCCGCCGTAGCTCCCTCCGATGATGCCGATGCGGGATCCGTCCACCCAATCGAGAGACTCCAGGTAGCGGCGGGCCCAGACGCAGTCCTTCAGGTCCACGTCGCCGTGTTTCTTGTCGTCCAGGTGATGGAACGTCTTTCCGTAGCCCGAAGAACCACGGTTGTTCACCGCGAGAATGGCGTATCCGTGATTGACGAGGTGCTGGATCGCCGCGTTGTAGCCCTTGCGGCTCTGGCCGCCGGGGCCTCCGTGCACCCACACCAGGGCCGGCGCTCGGTTCTCGCTCGAGGCATCGTGGGGCCGGTACAAGACCGCGGGAATCTCGAGGCCGTCGTAGCTCGGGTAGCGGATGACGCCGCCGTCGACGAGGTGCTCCCGATCCACAGCCGGGTTCAAGGCCTCGGTGAGCTTGCGATGCTCCCCCGTCGCGAGATCGAGCACGTGCACGTTGCTCGGTGAGGTGTCGCTGTTCACGTAGAACGCGATTCGCTGCTCGCTGCGGGAGATGACGACCCCGGTGATGTCTCCTTCGGGAAGCTCCGGGAGGTCGACTGGGGCTGAAGTGCTCGTATCCACGATTTCGAGAACCGTCCGTGCGTCTTCGTTGGTCGCGGAGACGCGATACTTCGCCGTCTCGGATAGCGCGACGTACATGACGTCCCAGTCGGCCTTGCGCACGAGCCGGTGCGAGCCCGATTCGATCTCGTAAGCCCATGCCTGGCGAAACTCGCCGTGGCCGTTCGTCAGATAGTAGAGCTCCCGGTGATCGGGCGTGAAGCCCATCGGCGCGTGCTCGACGTCACCTTCGTGCTCGGTGATGAGACGGGGCTCCTCGCCTCCTTGTAGATCGAGGAGATAGATATCGTTGTTGGCGTTCGTGATCGACTTCAGCAAACTGAGGAAGCGTCCGTTCCGGCTGATGCTTTCCGGAGACCATCCGGCATCGTTTCGAAAGATCAGCTCTCGCTGGTAGTCCTGCGATTCGAAGCGATAGACGTCGAAGTGCCTGGGGTCCCGTTCGTTGGTGAGCACCCAAAAGGAATCACCGCTCTCGCTCCAGCCGAAGAACATCGCCTTCAGATTCTCTCCGGGGGTGAGGTCCAGCGTAGCGCCGTCCGCCTCGCGGACGAAGAGGTGATTGAGCTCGTTGCCTCCCTCGTCGGCGGTGAACAGGAGCCGATCGTCTCCAGGAAAGTAGCTGACCGCGAACTGAGCGTTGTCGTCGGATACGGTCAGGACCTCGGGCGCTCCCGTACCGGAGACGGGGAGAGCCCGCAGGTTGAATACGCCGCTTTCGTCCGAGGTCACCAGAATACGGGTTTCGTCGGCCGAGAACGAGAGCGGCCCTCCGAAGGTGATCGTGTCGTAAAACGTCGCCGCGTCGTACTCGGGAATGACGACTGGTTCTTCCCGCCCGGCGCAGCTCAGCGCGAGCAGCGAAAACGCGAGTCCCATCGATTTCATGAGGACCTCCGGCGCGAAAACCTATCACAACCGAGTTGGGACTTACTTGGCGCGCCGCGGGGCCCGCCGCCGGCCTGCCAGCCGCCAGAATTGTT from Vicinamibacteria bacterium encodes:
- a CDS encoding ABC transporter permease, with amino-acid sequence MDPVTGLHHSLRRAWRQRGATLMVSGLLATGIGVCGATFTVVHALLWEERAIRAPDRLEVLWRFDSRTEVPFVEVSFPDYLDWRRDNETLEDLACFGAASHYGVIQLDEPVPVDMSDVSVSFFDVLGVKAVLGRTFLPEEELPTAPRVVVLSHGLWQGLFAGARDVIGREIRIESNDSGTFTIVGVMPEAFDFPSGIELWAAMQRDRPLTDERLLAYSFMVGRLKPGVDRAEAKAELDGLVAATDAAYSADRGREHTMALTTFLDYHLGAGTRTALRALLGAVALVLIVAWVNAGNILVVRASEEEHERTIRRALGASRLDIALRTLSTASIAVAVAFPASIAIAMGALAAFRRFGPPDIPGLDQPRLGIVAVTFMVALALASLVLTGAFGVARAHRDGKSRPGGKRMLVMAEVAVAVIVSAACGLTLRSSAHLARADPGYDVGRLLMFELVATDTHYPEIADKRAMHRLALERIRTISGVSSASGVLLRPFAHGSVGWDTYFVAEDQTFRWQEVEYEGRTYRLPEFAAEQVNPICNVEITTPGFFDTMGIEFVEGRDFRESDDDESPHVLILSKRLAEYLWPGESALGKGLYVPESRFNEELVRQPSRVIGVVEDAHYREIDDIRFDIYYAYAQSSIPLRNLVVRTHGDPLSIVSQIRREIRTIAPSVPLGGLVTLRAVMDDQRAPWRFNAFLFTVLAVVAGLMTALGIFAVVSRSIVERRREIGVRMAIGARAKDVVRLSVNRSMKSVVLGIATGTAAALLLSRFIASLLYGVAPTDPLTYAASALAWIVVALLASYAPARRAALVDPVVALHHD
- a CDS encoding SagB/ThcOx family dehydrogenase translates to MPQSRPRYRRSPHIVSYWSREGLVFHNYATGARVTATPLATRLLDAFDEWREPETLFETIPEFSRSSLREAVRKLARRTLLQRSDRPADAAERTMDPWEPWNPAAGFFHFTTKDLPYDRGEAEADAFLSRRLAQGRPPEAVKGYAGPVTLLTKPSAPGSFSDVLAARRTWRRFSRSALSLPALSTLLGLTFGIQGWVDLGELGRAPLKTSPSGGARHPIEAYVAARRVEGVDAGLYYYDPDRHGLLTLRRGATRRTFRAYLPGQPWYESAAVLILMTAVFGRTGWLYPHARSYRTVLLEAGHLCQTFCLTATALGLAPFCTDALADTRIERDLGLDGVGESVIYTAGVGARPAGVDWAPWPDESEVPRRFPPKSEARPRGAGRTK
- a CDS encoding tetratricopeptide repeat protein, translating into MMTYDVTTRDRVELTRLAQPPAANAPPEEHLRFAEALVLLRSHFGDSPGSVAQTVIDVTTRVIEGPIAPPMQASARATRGFARYVLQYDWHGAKQDFDAAVGYGPSSLVHLWRADFFTALACHDEAIAEIGEVTSNAPIVERDRARAHYFARNYDEAISILTRLLQREPDFAPARALLGRAYVQRGNPDRGVAELLRAGSGYEAILAWAYACAGLRGDAEEVLGSLVADPASKGVLPYEIALVHLALGHIDEALTWLRIAYEQRDPSMTDLATDPALDGLRNDDRYRVLVREVGFPLVFFIRRRNP
- a CDS encoding protein kinase; its protein translation is MESGGSSQRPSRLGHFEITEVLGVGGMGVVFRAQDLRLGRQVALKVLSRRLFTNEGARSLFFREARLAASLTHPNIAAIYEIDEESGTPFIAMELVPGVTLKESLLEGPLPVDRVLSIGCQVCDGLAAAHELGVVHRDVKSANIMLTPEGRAKILDFGLAKASMASRGAKASEESSPPIDLTPVKPLMPSPGPSVSQREWTDTGLLFGTPSYMSPEQARGEAVDPRSDLFSLGVALYEASTGELPFQGRNDREVIEAVQLKEPIPLCESRAHLPPDFSRAVERCLAKDPGKRYASAAQLRDELARLQTRRSLRPWLPWGRLGERFRLAAVAVVVIAIAGLYLTGTRLGDLAGRADDLRNVPIASVERIAVLPFESISSDEDESYLANAVPIELTARLGQLGALRVVPWSFMNGLARGSSMKLGDIAKATGADAVVEGAVQFSPPSKGSDRRLQVHAQMFDARTGTVLWSRSFERGLGDFFELQSELARHIASQIRIGLARREERLLAMSRQVAPEAMELYLRGREASGLRTEESLIEAARFFRSAIDADPGFAEAYVGLAQADVLLCAYFGSVPSDEAYRRALEATARAIDLDPDLAEAWTSRAFARYAFALEWDEAEADFRRALELAPSSAEAHHWYADYLTAVGRHQEAIDHARQAEERSPLTPIMSRDVAWAYFYARRYDDAIRQLGRTLSQDPDFTPARTLLGRAYVAVGRSEEGIEELRAAGEAYLAMLAQAQALSGRRAEAEQLLSEILARPTLSPVLPYEVAAVYAALGEPDEAIAWFRRAIEEQDATITNLKTDPTLDSLREDPRYAGLLQELGFPE
- a CDS encoding type II toxin-antitoxin system PemK/MazF family toxin is translated as MERISRGDIWLVEPIAFPKPRPALVLSINAINDLRPDVLLVPLTTKEGPLRVRLTEDSAKTGLKEKTFAKCESIGPVHKSRLKRKIGRASPRDLAEVGSGVKRVLGL
- a CDS encoding prolyl oligopeptidase family serine peptidase — encoded protein: MKSMGLAFSLLALSCAGREEPVVIPEYDAATFYDTITFGGPLSFSADETRILVTSDESGVFNLRALPVSGTGAPEVLTVSDDNAQFAVSYFPGDDRLLFTADEGGNELNHLFVREADGATLDLTPGENLKAMFFGWSESGDSFWVLTNERDPRHFDVYRFESQDYQRELIFRNDAGWSPESISRNGRFLSLLKSITNANNDIYLLDLQGGEEPRLITEHEGDVEHAPMGFTPDHRELYYLTNGHGEFRQAWAYEIESGSHRLVRKADWDVMYVALSETAKYRVSATNEDARTVLEIVDTSTSAPVDLPELPEGDITGVVISRSEQRIAFYVNSDTSPSNVHVLDLATGEHRKLTEALNPAVDREHLVDGGVIRYPSYDGLEIPAVLYRPHDASSENRAPALVWVHGGPGGQSRKGYNAAIQHLVNHGYAILAVNNRGSSGYGKTFHHLDDKKHGDVDLKDCVWARRYLESLDWVDGSRIGIIGGSYGGYMVAAALVFEPDAFDVGIDIFGVTNWVRTLGSIPPWWTAQREALYAELGDPATDEERLRAISPLFHAENIVKPLLVVQGANDPRVLQVESDELVAAAEANGVPVEYVVFPDEGHGFRNRDNRVTASERYVAFLDRHLRGEDSSEPIE